In Streptomyces sp. NBC_00433, a single genomic region encodes these proteins:
- a CDS encoding ISL3 family transposase, whose amino-acid sequence MAVEGGWCRCGQWSGRVHGRYVRSLRDVAVGGVGVIVELQVRRFRCRNPACPAVTFAEQVQGLTRPHSRFTPLLLGLLARIGLALAGRAGARLTAVSGIATGRDTLLRLVKALPEPDVGAVEVLGVDDFAFRKGRHYGTVLIDMATHRPLHLFDGREGEDLAAWLRQHPEVRVICRDRSSGYGEGSRQGAPQAVQVADRFHLWQNLCQAVEKTVSVLQPHLAEPAQQPAPDGLEAEPDTIKPHPELKIVARLEAQHAAAHELWAQGLSKAAIGRKLGLHQATVRKLVNAATVEELTAKTLQRAHLVDPYTGHLHRRWNEGIRNAAQLFREIQQLGYPGGELAVQRHLRRYRSHRGHMPAPGPKPPSVREVTTWITTHPDHLDGANADRLAVLRSRNKDLDRLTCHVRAFAMMLTHREGDHLDEWIHTVETDSLTPIASFARNLRRDHDAVRNGLTLPYSSGAVEGNINRLKMLKRQMFGRAGLDLLRKRVLLTR is encoded by the coding sequence GACGTTGCAGTGGGCGGCGTCGGTGTGATCGTTGAGCTGCAGGTTCGCCGATTTCGATGCCGGAACCCGGCTTGTCCGGCGGTCACGTTCGCCGAGCAGGTCCAGGGCCTGACCAGGCCGCACAGTCGCTTCACCCCGTTGCTGCTCGGGCTGCTGGCGCGGATCGGGCTCGCCCTCGCCGGCCGTGCTGGAGCCCGGCTGACGGCGGTCTCGGGCATTGCGACCGGCAGGGACACCCTGTTGAGGCTGGTCAAAGCCCTGCCAGAGCCAGACGTCGGAGCCGTGGAGGTGCTCGGCGTCGACGATTTCGCGTTCCGCAAGGGCCGCCACTACGGCACCGTGCTGATCGACATGGCGACCCATCGCCCGCTTCACCTCTTCGACGGCCGGGAGGGTGAGGACCTGGCCGCCTGGCTGCGGCAGCACCCCGAAGTCCGGGTGATCTGCCGGGACCGCTCCAGCGGCTACGGCGAAGGATCGCGCCAGGGCGCCCCGCAGGCCGTGCAGGTCGCCGACCGTTTCCACCTGTGGCAGAACCTGTGCCAGGCGGTCGAGAAGACGGTCAGCGTGCTCCAGCCGCACCTGGCCGAACCGGCCCAGCAACCCGCACCCGACGGACTCGAAGCTGAGCCGGACACCATCAAGCCCCACCCCGAACTGAAGATCGTGGCCAGGCTCGAAGCCCAGCACGCGGCAGCCCACGAGTTGTGGGCTCAGGGGCTGTCCAAGGCAGCGATCGGCCGCAAGCTCGGCCTGCACCAGGCGACGGTCCGCAAGCTCGTCAACGCCGCCACCGTCGAGGAACTGACGGCGAAGACCCTGCAGCGCGCTCACCTGGTCGATCCCTACACCGGCCACCTCCACCGGCGCTGGAACGAGGGCATCCGCAACGCAGCCCAGCTCTTCCGGGAGATCCAGCAACTCGGCTACCCCGGCGGCGAACTGGCGGTCCAGCGGCACCTGCGGCGCTACCGTTCACACCGCGGCCACATGCCGGCCCCAGGCCCCAAGCCCCCGTCGGTCCGCGAGGTCACCACGTGGATCACCACCCACCCCGACCACCTCGACGGCGCGAACGCGGACAGGCTCGCCGTCCTCCGGTCCCGCAACAAGGATCTCGACAGGCTCACCTGCCACGTCCGGGCGTTCGCGATGATGCTGACCCACCGCGAAGGCGACCACCTCGACGAGTGGATCCACACCGTCGAAACCGACAGCCTCACCCCGATCGCGTCGTTCGCCCGCAACCTCCGCCGTGACCACGACGCCGTCCGCAACGGGCTGACCCTGCCCTACAGCTCCGGCGCAGTCGAAGGGAACATCAACCGTCTCAAGATGCTCAAACGGCAGATGTTCGGACGCGCCGGCCTCGACCTCCTGCGCAAGCGTGTCCTCCTCACCCGATGA